Genomic segment of Parageobacillus genomosp. 1:
TCGCAATGCACAGGCACGCAAGATGATGGTATTGTCGAATTTTGGTGAAAAATAGGGATTATTTTTATCATATGGTAATTGAAGGAATAATAACCATATAATAAAATTACAATGTAACTATTCAGCCTCCGACTAAGATACCAGGCAGAATTTCCTTCGTATGTCGCCTGATGCAATACGACCTAGGAGTTAAGACGCTCCTTGTCTATCTCACCCAATATCAGCTGCTTCCTTACCACCGGACGGAAGAGCTCATGAAAGCTTTCTTTGTTTGGCCATCCGATCAGCGAAGGAACGATGGCGAAGATCAACCGGGAAGCCGGTGGATGTCTGGTTGACATTAGGTCCATTCTCCACGAAGCGCTGTTGTCTTCCCCGGTTCTTCACGTCGATGAAGCAGGCTTTCAGGTGCGGGAAAAACGGCATTGGCTGTATGTTGCAAGCAACGATCAGGCCTATCCAAAACGTGGCAAGGAAGCGATGGATGACATTCGTCTTCTCCCTCGTTACAGGGGAACGATGGTGCACGACGCATGGATTGTTTATTTTCTGCTTCTACCTAGACAGGAAGTTTTCCGCAAGAGAAAACGCTCTCTTCTTGTTGCTTTCTAGCAAATTAGGTAGTAATGGGCTGAATAGTTAAGTTGCTAAAAAACTGCGTTAGGAGGTGTCTTGAGAAGAAAAAATGTGAAAGATTAGCAACAAATACGTATGATAATAAGTTTTTATTTACGAAGATTTCCTATGCAAGTCTATCATAATTAAAAAGGGGTTTTGATATGCTGAAGAAAATTTTACCTGTTGCAGCTATTACTACTCTAGCATTATCACAAACGCTCTTTCCTTTGGTTTCAACTGCGGAGAGCACAGCGGAAAAACCCAAAATCGCTGTTTCTAGCAAATTCGTTGAGGAGATAAGTCTCTCAGAATCTGTCGGTTCGCCTAATTTTATTTCTGGTAAACTAACAGATTCTTCTAAAGACTCCCCAGAAAAAATTGTATATGCTTTTTTAAACAGTGAGAAACATACGTATAAACTGGAAAGTGATGCTAAAAGCTTATTTACAGTACTGAAACAAGAAAAAGAAAGCTTGGGGCATCAAGTTGTTCGTCTTCAGCAAGTATACAAAGGTATTCCAATTTTTGGTTACCGACAAATCGCTCATATAAACAAAGGAGTTCTTCAATCCTTTTCAGGTTCTGTAGCTCCTGAAGCTATTATTAAAGCTAGTATTAATGGAAAGAAACGGATTAGCAAGGATGAAGCTATTGATCTGGCGAAACAAGATTTAAAGCTGAACGCAACATTCACAAAAACACCGACTGCTGATCTTAATATCTATATAAAAGAAAATAAAGCGCACTTAGTTTATCTTGTGAGACTAAACTTCCTCAAGCCTGAGCCCGGTAATTGGTATTATTTCGTAGATGCTGTATCGGGGGCAATCATTGATAAGTTTAACGCCATCGAACACGCTAGAACCACTGTGAAAGGAACAGGTGTTCTTGGAGATACAAAAACGCTTCAAGCAAATAAAATAAAAAATAGTTTTTATTTACAAGATTACACAAGAGGGTTAGGAATTCAAACTTATGATGCTCAATATGAAGAGAATTTGCCTGGTAAATTATGGGTAGACTCTGATGGCAACTTGAAAGATGCTTATGATGCACCAGCTGTCGATGCGCATTATTATGCAGGCATTACATATGATTATTATAAAAAGATTCATAATCGAGACAGCTTTGATAATAATGGCGCTCCTATTAAATCAACTGTACATTACGATAGTCAATATAACAATGCCTTTTGGGACGGCACACAAATGGTGTATGGAGATGGGGATGGACAAAGGTTCCGTCCATTATCAGGCGGTATAGATGTTGTTGGTCATGAAATTACGCATGCTGTAACTGAACATACTGCCGGTCTCATTTATAAGAATGAATCCGGAGCTATTAACGAGTCCATCTCAGATATATTTGGTACATTAATTGAGTTTTATAATAACAAAAATCCTGATTGGAAGATTGGTGAAGACGTTTATACTCCTGATCAACCTGGAGATGCTCTTCGTTACATGGATGATCCAACGAGAGCAGGGGATCCCGATCATTACTCAAAACGCTATACGGGTAGTGATGATAATGGCGGTGTGCATACAAATAGCAGTATTATCAATAAAGCTGCCTATTTAATTAGCGAAGGAGGCACACACTATAACGTAAAGGTACAAGGCATTGGCAAGGATAAGCTAGGAAAAATCTTCTACCGAGCACTTACACAATATTTAACGCCTTTATCTGATTTCCAACAGTTACGAAACGCTGCTATTCAATCAGCAAAGGATTTATATGGAAGTACAGCAACAGAGGTTAAAACCGTTGCAGATGCATTTACTGCGGTTGGAATTAGCGGCAAACCTGCAGAATCCGCAATCCAAACTTTAGAACTAGGAAAACCTTTTACCTTTGAATTCAAAAATGCAGGGGATGTAAAATGGTTTAAAATTGACCCTAAACCTGCATTAGCAAAGAATTCGCATATTAAATTCTCCGTATCTGGCGACTACGACTCTTATATATCGGTATTTAGAGATGGAACAA
This window contains:
- a CDS encoding transposase, which gives rise to MFGHPISEGTMAKINREAGGCLVDIRSILHEALLSSPVLHVDEAGFQVREKRHWLYVASNDQAYPKRGKEAMDDIRLLPRYRGTMVHDAWIVYFLLLPRQEVFRKRKRSLLVAF